The Longibacter salinarum genome includes the window ATTGAGGACGCGATAAGCAAAGCGTCCAAACAACGTGACGAAGCCCTTTCTGATGTCGAACGCGCCGGTGAAGAAGCGCGGGAATACATCTTCAACACGGTGGACCGTGCGCTCGACCGCTTCGGCGTCGCCACCCGATCGGAGGTCGATAAGCTTACGAAGCAGGTGAGCAACCTGAACGACAAAGTCGACAAACTCACGAAAACGCTCCGAGACGGGACGAAGACCAAGAAGAAAGCCTAATCGAAACGATGCAGGCGGCCGGGACGACGCCTCGTCCCGGCCCACCTGCGCT containing:
- a CDS encoding phasin family protein — its product is MSTKAKNSNLQDELTRRGRDVWLAGLGALATVEEEGTKAFNSLVERGKGFEEKGRKQIEDAISKASKQRDEALSDVERAGEEAREYIFNTVDRALDRFGVATRSEVDKLTKQVSNLNDKVDKLTKTLRDGTKTKKKA